Within the Enterococcus hirae ATCC 9790 genome, the region ACCACTTCAGCCCCAACTTTCGCTAGGTAGTACTTCGCCAGATCTTGCATTGCTTTTAGTGGATCATCCACAAGAATCACTCGAATCCCACTAGGTGCTTTGGTCGCTTCCAGACTCCAAAAAGTAGCAACCGCTCCATTATCCATGGCTTGTTGAATAAATTCGTGTCCATCTCTTGCTCCTTTTAGCGGCACGAACAACCCACCTTTTTCAATCTTGCGACTATCGAACTCCACACCTGTGATTTCCGTTAAATCATTCATTACGCTTCCTACAGCTTGAGCGATTTCTTGTACTGTTAGTTTCATAAAAAACCCGCCTTTTCGCATTTAGAAGCCGGAACAAATGTGAATGACATTCGCTCCAGCTTCTATTTTTAATTGTCTATTCGTTTGCTTCAAAAAAACCTTGTCGTTGATTAAAACGATTGATTCCTAATTGAATCAATTCTTCGATCAAATCGCCATACTTCAAGCCCATGTTTTCCCACAATAATGGATACATGCTAAATTGCGTGAATCCAGGCATTGTATTTAACTCATTTAGGAATAGTTCATTTTTATTCGTCAAGAAGAAATCACAACGGCTCAAGCCACTCCCACCTAGCATTGTATACGCAATTTTTGCATATTCCTGCGCTTTTTGATAGACCTCTTCCGGTACTTCAGCTGGGATTTGCATTTCAATCTTATTGTTGATGTATTTCGCATCATAATCATAGAATGCAACATCTTTGACTACTTCACCAGGTAATGTGGTACGCACGTCTTCATTCCCTAAAACAGCTACTTCAATTTCACGTGCTTCGATCCCTTGCTCAACGATCGCACGAGAATCATATTGATAAGCTAATGCAAGCGCATTTTGCAGTTCTTCACGGTTCTCCGCTTTAGAGATCCCTACACTTGAACCCATATTTGCTGGTTTGACAAACATTGGGTAAAGCAAAGACCCTTCACATTGATCAAAGATTTTTTTAGGATTTTCTTTCCATTGATTTTTCAAAACAGGGACATAAGGAACTTGTGGCACCCCTGCCGCTTGCAAAATGTATTTGGTCATGATCTTATCCATTGCACAAGCACTTGTTAAAACGCCAGCGCCGACATATGGCAAGTTCAATGTTTCCAAAAATCCTTGAATCGTTCCATCTTCACCATTAGGTCCGTGTAAGACAGGGAAAACAATCGTTCCTTCTTCTTTGATTTCTCCAGGATTGATCACTCTTCCCGTAAAGCCATCTGTCACTTTTCCGCTTGGGTCCCATGTCAAATGTAAGTCTTCTTTGCTCGTTGGTTTCTCTGTTAACAAAGGGCCTTTCACCCATTGACCTTCTTTGCTGATAAATATCAGTTGAACTTGATAGTACGTATAATAAATAGCATTTAAGACTGAAAACGCTGAAAGAACTGAAACATCATGTTCTGCACTGCGTCCACCATATAGTAAAGTAATCTTCAAAAGATTGTCCTCCCGTATCCAATATCTTTCACTTTTACTTCATATTTTAGCACAAAATCAAAAGAATCAAACAGCTTATTTTTCAAAAAGTCGATAAACTTATTTGTTAAATCAAGAAAAAAGGCACGGCATCGCTGCCTGCGCCTCTTTTTCGATTGTTGTTTTTCATCTATTCCATCTTTCGTTCATCAGGGACAATCCCTTGATTTAATAACCATTTATGGAAGAACCATTCTCCTATGCCAATTAATAAAGCAGGAATCAAAACTCTCATCCAGATGTTCGTCATATCATTCATAAAA harbors:
- a CDS encoding D-alanine--D-alanine ligase, which produces MKITLLYGGRSAEHDVSVLSAFSVLNAIYYTYYQVQLIFISKEGQWVKGPLLTEKPTSKEDLHLTWDPSGKVTDGFTGRVINPGEIKEEGTIVFPVLHGPNGEDGTIQGFLETLNLPYVGAGVLTSACAMDKIMTKYILQAAGVPQVPYVPVLKNQWKENPKKIFDQCEGSLLYPMFVKPANMGSSVGISKAENREELQNALALAYQYDSRAIVEQGIEAREIEVAVLGNEDVRTTLPGEVVKDVAFYDYDAKYINNKIEMQIPAEVPEEVYQKAQEYAKIAYTMLGGSGLSRCDFFLTNKNELFLNELNTMPGFTQFSMYPLLWENMGLKYGDLIEELIQLGINRFNQRQGFFEANE